The Herbaspirillum sp. RTI4 genome has a segment encoding these proteins:
- a CDS encoding porin, with product MKKNINITLMAASLGMVASSAAFAQSSVTLYGVLDMFSGYQSSTVGGKHTSLTVLGNNGEMTSRWGIRGNEDLGGGYKTTFDLENGFDPGTGQQQNSFRLFDRQAWVGISGNFGEVRAGRQNTPMFAYSGNMDAFGAATYGSAYNNFSNWLARVDNDISYTSPKIYNSQIELHYSLGEKAGNIAGNAVYQAAGQTQQGPVFFALAYLTAANATNTNRVQEFMAGGNVEYGHGKVYLGYFRANEVISATTGNALSNPAGKYDPTVGPVGNTPGNYHNTYSVSADYRVNPATTIGAGYGLIKDSSAFGNNARQVSLIVNYDLSKRTRLYSVASRLNNSNTAQFKMAGASITTGSFLTPGAGQSETGVQVGIRHLF from the coding sequence ATGAAAAAGAATATCAACATTACATTAATGGCCGCATCGCTGGGAATGGTCGCTAGTTCAGCAGCATTCGCACAGTCTTCGGTAACCCTTTACGGCGTACTCGATATGTTCAGTGGCTATCAATCGTCAACGGTCGGAGGTAAGCACACTTCACTGACGGTACTCGGTAACAACGGTGAAATGACAAGTCGCTGGGGCATCCGTGGTAACGAGGATCTCGGCGGCGGCTACAAGACCACGTTCGATCTCGAAAATGGATTTGATCCAGGGACAGGCCAACAACAAAATTCCTTTCGCTTGTTCGATCGCCAGGCTTGGGTAGGCATTTCAGGGAATTTCGGCGAAGTGCGCGCCGGGCGCCAGAACACACCAATGTTTGCTTATAGCGGCAATATGGATGCATTCGGGGCAGCAACCTATGGGTCTGCTTACAACAACTTTTCCAATTGGCTGGCGCGCGTCGATAACGACATTAGCTATACTTCCCCAAAAATCTACAATTCACAAATCGAATTGCATTACTCGCTGGGCGAAAAAGCCGGCAATATTGCAGGCAATGCGGTCTATCAGGCGGCGGGACAGACCCAGCAGGGGCCTGTTTTCTTTGCATTGGCTTATCTGACCGCGGCAAATGCGACCAACACCAATCGCGTTCAGGAATTCATGGCCGGCGGGAATGTAGAGTATGGCCACGGCAAAGTCTATCTTGGCTATTTCCGTGCGAATGAGGTGATATCGGCAACGACGGGCAACGCGCTCAGCAATCCTGCGGGAAAATACGATCCGACTGTCGGTCCGGTAGGTAACACGCCGGGTAACTATCACAACACTTATAGCGTTTCCGCAGACTATCGCGTCAACCCCGCAACGACGATTGGTGCTGGCTATGGCTTGATCAAGGATAGCTCTGCTTTTGGGAATAATGCCAGACAGGTTAGCCTGATCGTGAATTACGATCTATCTAAACGGACACGACTTTATTCCGTTGCGTCGCGATTGAATAATTCCAATACCGCGCAGTTCAAGATGGCCGGCGCCAGCATCACGACTGGATCTTTTCTGACGCCTGGCGCTGGGCAAAGTGAAACAGGTGTTCAGGTCGGAATCCGTCATTTGTTCTAA
- a CDS encoding NAD(P)-dependent oxidoreductase — protein MTNNYIGIIGYGEVGRIFAAGLKGQRGITSVTTYDRKLENSGTELELLKTAARAGIDIAPNLGALCDAATLIISAVTASNTLAVAQEAARHIRPGTLFLDLNSASPGTKRQAAQAIEEAGGHYVEAGVMSSVPPHGIKVPMLLGGARAGELAPALRAWGMDATIVAVDIGVASAIKMCRSIMIKGMETLVIESYSTALYYGVADKVLPTLAETFPQIDWSAQGTYFFSRVVQHGKRRAEEMRESAATVREAGFAPLMAVGIAEKLDWVATLASDGLFDKVPKNASWQEYAERLLFAGKEEMTGELTAPHPVLNATAD, from the coding sequence ATGACAAATAACTACATTGGAATAATCGGGTATGGCGAGGTCGGTAGGATATTTGCTGCCGGGCTCAAGGGACAGCGTGGGATTACGTCCGTCACAACCTACGACCGAAAGCTTGAGAATTCTGGTACGGAGCTGGAGCTTTTAAAGACTGCCGCTCGCGCTGGCATCGATATTGCCCCCAATTTGGGAGCCTTATGCGACGCGGCAACACTGATTATTTCGGCGGTGACCGCTTCTAATACGCTGGCGGTGGCACAGGAAGCAGCCCGACATATTCGGCCGGGTACCCTATTCCTAGACCTGAACTCGGCTTCGCCCGGTACTAAACGTCAGGCGGCGCAGGCCATTGAAGAGGCAGGAGGCCATTATGTGGAAGCCGGGGTGATGAGCTCGGTACCGCCGCATGGCATTAAAGTGCCAATGCTTCTTGGTGGTGCAAGAGCCGGCGAGCTGGCACCTGCGCTGCGCGCCTGGGGTATGGATGCCACGATAGTTGCCGTCGACATCGGTGTGGCTTCCGCAATCAAAATGTGCCGCAGCATCATGATCAAAGGTATGGAAACGCTGGTCATCGAAAGCTACAGCACCGCGCTGTACTACGGGGTGGCCGACAAGGTGCTGCCGACGCTGGCTGAAACCTTCCCGCAAATTGACTGGTCGGCCCAAGGCACTTATTTCTTTAGTCGTGTTGTACAGCATGGCAAGCGGCGGGCTGAAGAAATGCGGGAATCTGCCGCCACAGTGCGCGAGGCCGGATTTGCGCCACTGATGGCCGTCGGCATCGCAGAAAAACTTGACTGGGTCGCTACGCTGGCAAGTGACGGCTTGTTCGACAAAGTCCCAAAGAATGCGTCATGGCAGGAGTATGCGGAACGACTACTTTTTGCAGGTAAAGAAGAGATGACAGGAGAATTGACAGCACCGCACCCGGTACTTAATGCGACCGCTGACTAG